One genomic region from Osmerus eperlanus chromosome 6, fOsmEpe2.1, whole genome shotgun sequence encodes:
- the ikzf5 gene encoding zinc finger protein Pegasus yields the protein MGEEKPDTLDFVKDFQEYLSQQTQHVNMISGSVSGVKEADDLPADCSQNGLDHPPVDMALEDGSGLLVDGFERTYDGKLKCRYCNYATRGTARLIEHIRIHTGEKPHRCHLCPFASAYERHLEAHMRSHTGEKPYKCELCSFRCSDRSNLSHHRRRRHKLLPMKGARSLSHKKMLSVLQKKTGLGYGRRLLINFSPPSMVVHKAENMNDYSHEMPRLRQEAYDDQGGEGGESRSKDDPHHHDLIMENPLNQLSTLAGQLASLPSETHQAKTQTPMSPGAESCVDEKPFLIQQHHPATAPAASVAASAAHSSSPITPEPRPTPHSNCSPGMGPCSEHSGRTSTPSVTNSQPSTPAPGLTSLQQDPQMLHHCQHCDIYFPDNILYTIHMGCHGYENPFQCNICGHRCRSKYDFACHFARGQHKL from the exons ATGGGTGAAGAAAAGCCAGACACTTTGGACTTCGTAAAGGATTTCCAGGAGTATCTCAGCCAGCAAACTCAACATGTAAACATGATATCAGGATCTGTCAGTGGTGTCAAAGAAGCAGACGATCTTCCAGCAG ACTGCAGTCAGAATGGGCTGGACCATCCACCTGTGGACATGGCACTGGAGGATGGTTCAGGCCTACTGGTAGACGGCTTTGAGCGGACCTACGATGGCAAACTCAAATGTCGGTACTGTAACTACGCTACCAGAGGCACAGCCCGGCTCATCGAACACATCCGCATTCACACCG GAGAGAAACCACACCGATGCCACCTGTGCCCCTTTGCCTCGGCCTATGAGCGCCACCTGGAGGCCCACATGCGCTCCCACACGGGGGAGAAGCCCTACAAGTGCGAGCTGTGTTCCTTCCGCTGCAGCGACCGCAGCAACCTGTCCCAccaccgccgccgccgccacAAGCTGCTGCCCATGAAGGGCGCCCGCTCGCTGTCCCACAAGAAGATGCTGAGCGTGCTCCAGAAGAAGACCGGCCTGGGCTACGGTCGCAGGCTCCTCATCAATTTCAGCCCCCCTTCCATGGTTGTGCACAAGGCTGAGAACATGAACGACTATTCCCACGAGATGCCTCGCCTGCGCCAAGAGGCCTACGAcgaccagggaggagagggcggggAGAGCCGGTCCAAGGACGACCCCCACCACCATGACCTGATCATGGAAaaccccctcaaccagctgtCCACCCTGGCTGGCCAGCTGGCCAGTCTGCCCTCAGAGACCCACCAGGCCAAGACCCAAACCCCCATGTCCCCGGGGGCCGAGTCCTGCGTCGACGAGaagcctttcctcatccagcAGCATCACCCAGCCACGGCTCCCGCCGCCTCCGTGGCAGCCAGTGCtgctcactcctcctcccccatcacccCAGAGCCCAGGCCCACTCCTCACAGCAACTGCAGCCCGGGGATGGGCCCCTGCAGCGAGCACAGCGGACGCACCAGCACCCCCAGCGTCACCAACAGCCAGCCCAGTACCCCGGCCCCGGGCCTGACCTCCCTGCAACAGGACCCCCAGATGCTGCACCACTGCCAGCACTGTGACATCTACTTCCCTGACAACATCCTCTACACCATTCACATGGGTTGCCACGGTTACGAGAACCCCTTCCAGTGCAACATCTGTGGTCACAGATGCAGGAGCAAGTATGACTTTGCTTGCCACTTTGCACGGGGTCAGCATAAGCTGTGA